A genomic stretch from Puntigrus tetrazona isolate hp1 unplaced genomic scaffold, ASM1883169v1 S000000008, whole genome shotgun sequence includes:
- the LOC122332272 gene encoding sickle tail protein homolog: MSKPSRLVKPSKQSRKQPPGSRSHMLVVGERLMRAGSEGNLVRTRPPQKPSDTNLMGSNPEPARSNQRLCSHEDVDSHSRKQSSADESEQSDPWSPRTVPRRHTVGGPRTAGDVIIMQSYNMDHKKEAFLEHLKQKYPHHASVIMGHQERLRDQIRSSGHSVTPQSALGEPGEHLSLASLESLEAMSEGEAPSAFTRGSRSRASLPVVKSNNQTKDRSLGVLYLQYGEETKQIRMPNEVTGADTIKALFVSAFPQHLTMKTLESPSVAIYIKDDMRNMYYELTDVRNITSQSCLKVYHKDPAQAFNHNARANNGEIRITRERLYSGRQQPGGQSPVHTLPHSPIHSVQGSMSPPTPRSMPSSPSRIPFGHSVAMPGGATLPRDRMSNAPPSRSITPCSSAILERRDVKPDEDLSSKSTPLYPEAYGSPEARLSVASSQGSHTGDVPDGAAYIQHRSTIKSVGAYTDGQDLQHSLYRQKSRKYSESQLASMGSKTPPASPHRVNEVRMIDMLPGQNSHMASQGVAAERASPVRRSFRKDSNGAVEVATRVRGNVASPVFADLPPTQNLYLHGPTAISTPLCRERMKAMEEQIASLTGLVQHALLKSHSTNSNKEHPSEKPVKSGSPAHSTSSTGGSPVLAPKIAAAPPEHSPAPTPPLGPASLHVNLHLFRKNVSELRLQLQHMRQLQLQNQECVRAQIKRAEQEISAKLAEMLRRQEDPTQKQRTLVEEERHRYLSMQERVLTQLGDLEQYVETLRTDSSPAVSQRAVTLKEVEEGAVSLRKVGENLAGLKGEFPALQSRMRAVLRVEVEAVKFLKEEPHKLDSMLKRVRTLTDTLSNLRRSATDSLLKPSDSVSSTSASEKPESAMVESLETASVAPQSSTVRSEVMTSNSVVIHHAQASPVPSQQSQQSTAPSPIPPAALRRESTPSPTKQLKKPSLEQTPIPNNSSNGVSSNGIHGKGPSPNFIEEIHASRSKNKNRAVSIEAAEKEWEEKRQNMGHYDGQEFERMLLEAEANMLRGIPNLEVPIEPEGCPTPIPASLEEVEEKNEPMAAPAEQDDNQPNSEKPTKTAPEKPPKPLEKPVKSALERPLKPNLSIKSSQERQNKTQEKVVKLQTTEKSNKSPPPPPPRRTYTTNTGMTTTRSGEVIYTSRKESVMEGEEESNSTVSQPEPKTSPEVKPKPITPPPIAASAITEEEDEGDKIMAELQVFQKCSFKEVGLKGLVEPQIRELRPGVLLPLKDKKNTENQDDKNPDTDENGNNTIRQSPGVIYYVTAQIAKGTPSASEESTERRDASHSPPSQVSHVNASDQCQSQLQVSTNKFGILKSSGPASSSAALQQNQLSRSASLKSNPPSPLEEVPASPTQGKVHVVKAAQVQVSIEERVESPTAMCSPVTFENTVQISSKAVPAGTDIANQKLLFGSSKVKEKKFEEIEENNEASLSPDLSGEEPPPPPPDNFAFMITNTKVQALSTGEYHRLVNAKKGCVQTVTVGSKRPSSSESGTASGGDVCTNGPTGADNASKKPVIIIFDEPMDIRSAYKRLSTIFECEEELERMLAEERIDEESEEAEEEEWIKGVQVKQNGDGRDSEKSTVSNSPADITDGQVRNSSSSSTSSEGGALVDVAGDAKQDGKKKFKLKFPKKQLAALTQAIRAGSKTGKKTLQVVVYEDEEESDGTVKQHKETKRFEIACSKTESSKSNQQEPNGRTDEIRKNTYKTLDSLEQTIKQLENTICEMGPKSSEEAEILVNPGTQDKRTEESSGHTEKGLSSKTLVPRSTSASKGPGLRKKTKPQLLPRPAIIPTTGVSVTPVPTQQNASVVSPTSRMPVPVSAKARQQPGTSEKERATKPQKLQDSQRQFRQANGSAKRSGGDPKSTSPTVPASKIPAFSSSTGKGLNQSDSTNIVNSSSPLSSSLPTSKSSIPPPRSSSTPSSHIPSLSNGSLKFAPPTHSTKGLSIPTQTQNGRPSSSSSSSCSHSPLSPTMLSQSAKSIRTIHTPSFTSYSRPHNGNAGKSAIPTVTLAKDAA, encoded by the exons AGCCAGCGAGAAGCAACCAGAGGCTGTGCTCCCATGAGGATGTGGATAGCCACAGCAGAAAACAAAGCAGTGCAGACGAGAGCGAGCAGTCAGACCCCTGGTCCCCTCGCACGGTCCCCAGGAGACACACGGTAGGAGGACCTCGCACTGCTGGGGACGTGATCATCATGCAGTCCTACAACATGGACCACAAGAAAGAGGCCTTTCTTGAGCACCTGAAACAGAAGTATCCCCACCATGCTTCTGTAATTATGGGGCACCAGGAAAGACTCAGAGACCAG ATCAGGAGTTCTGGGCACAGTGTAACCCCTCAGTCTGCTCTAGGGGAGCCAGGGGAGCATCTCTCTTTGGCCTCTCTTGAGTCTTTGGAGGCCATGTCGGAGGGAGAAGCCCCCTCCGCCTTCACCCGAGGCAGCCGCTCCCGAGCGAGCCTCCCCGTGGTCAAGTCAAATAACCAAACCAAGGACAGGTCATTAG GTGTCCTCTACCTGCAGTATGGAGAAGAGACTAAACAGATTCGAATGCCCAATGAGGTGACGGGTGCAGACACCATCAAGGCTCTGTTTGTCAGTGCCTTCCCTCAGCACCTCACTATGAAGACACTGGAGTCCCCCAGCGTGGCTATTTACATCAAAGATGACATGAGGAATATGTACTACGAGTTGACTGATGTCAG GAACATTACGTCACAGTCTTGCCTGAAAGTGTATCACAAAGACCCAGCCCAGGCTTTTAATCACAATGCAAGAGCCAATAATGGAGAAATTAGG ATCACAAGAGAGCGGCTCTACAGCGGCAGACAGCAGCCTGGAGGCCAAAGCCCAGTGCACACTCTGCCTCACAGTCCCATACATTCAGTCCAGGGCTCTATGTCTCCTCCTACACCTCGCTCCATGCCCTCATCTCCTTCCAGGATCCCTTTCGGTCACTCTGTTGCCATGCCCGGTGGCGCCACCTTACCCAGGGACCGCATGTCCAACGCGCCCCCAAGTCGTTCCATCACACCGTGCTCCAGTGCCATCCTGGAGCGACGAGACGTGAAACCAGATGAGGATCTGAGCAGCAAGAGCACTCCTTTGTATCCAGAAGCATACGGTTCACCTGAGGCCAGGCTCAGCGTTGCCTCATCGCAAGGCAGCCATACTGGAGACGTCCCGGATGGGGCAGCCTACATCCAGCACCGCTCCACTATCAAGTCTGTAGGTGCGTACACAGATGGCCAGGATCTGCAGCACTCTCTCTACAGACAGAAATCTCGCAAGTACAGTGAGAGTCAGCTCGCCTCCATGGGCTCCAAAACGCCGCCTGCCTCTCCTCACAGGGTCAATGAGGTCAGAATGATCGACATGCTCCCAGGCCAGAACTCCCACATGGCCTCACAAGGTGTGGCAGCGGAAAGAGCGTCACCTGTGAGAAGATCTTTCCGCAAGGACAGTAATGGGGCCGTGGAGGTGGCGACCAGGGTGAGAGGCAATGTGGCCTCCCCTGTTTTTGCCGACCTTCCACCCA CCCaaaatttatat TTACACGGCCCTACTGCTATTTCAACCCCNCTctgcagagagagaatgaaggCCATGGAGGAGCAAATAGCCAGTCTGACTGGTCTTGTGCAGCATGCTCTCTTAAAGAGCCACAGCACTAACAGCAACAAGGAACACCCCAG TGAGAAACCAGTCAAATCTGGATCACCGGCTCACAGCACATCTAGCACAG gAGGTTCTCCCGTATTAGCACCAAAAATCGCTGCAGCGCCTCCTGAGCACAGCCCCGCCCCTACACCACCACTGGGCCCCGCCTCCTTGCATGTTAACCTACATCTGTTCAGGAAGAATGTCTCTGAGCTCCGCCTCCAACTGCAACATATGAGACAGTTACAG cttcAGAATCAGGAGTGTGTACGTGCTCAGATAAAGCGCGCGGAGCAAGAGATCAGTGCGAAGCTGGCTGAAATGCTGAGACGACAGGAAGATCCGACACAGAAACAGAGGACACTGGTAGAGGAAGAGAGACACCGATATCTCAGCATGCAGGAAAGAGTTCTCACCCAGTTGGg ggATCTGGAGCAGTACGTGGAGACACTGAGGACCGACTCCAGCCCTGCTGTGTCTCAGAGAGCCGTGACGCTGAAGGAGGTAGAGGAGGGAGCTGTCAGCCTGAGGAAGGTGGGCGAGAACCTGGCTGGACTGAAAG ggGAGTTTCCAGCTCTTCAATCCCGTATGCGGGCGGTGCTCAGGGTGGAGGTGGAGGCTGTCAAGTTCCTCAAAGAAGAGCCGCACAAGCTTGACAGCATGCTGAAGAGAGTCCgaactctcacagacacactcagcAACCTTCGCAG GTCTGCCACAGATAGCCTGCTAAAACCCTCTGACTCTGTTTCCTCGACATCTGCCTCTGAAAAACCAGAATCAGCCATGGTTGAATCCCTCGAGACTGCCTCAGTTGCACCTCAGAGCTCCACCGTGAGGTCAGAGGTTATGACGTCAAACTCTGTGGTGATCCACCATGCCCAGGCTTCTCCGGTACCTTCGCAACAATCTCAGCAATCAACAGCACCCTCACCCATTCCCCCTGCCGCACTAAGACGAGAGTCAACCCCTTCACCCACCAAACAGCTCAAAAAACCCTCACTCGAGCAGACACCAATACCAAATAACAGCAGTAATGGAGTCTCTTCTAATGGCATTCATGGCAAAGGTCCTTCTCCAAACTTCATCGAGGAGATCCACGCAAGCCGCAGCaagaacaaaaacagagctGTGTCAATAGAG GCTGCAGAGAAAGAATGGGAGGAGAAGAGGCAGAACATGGGTCATTATGATGGGCAAGAGTTCGAACGGATGCTCCTGGAAGCAGAAGCTAATATGCTCAGAGGAATACCAAACCTTGAGGTGCCCATTGAACCTGAGGGCTGTCCTACACCGAttcctgcctccctggaggaggtggaagaaaaaaatgagcCCATGGCAGCACCAGCAGAACAGG ATGACAATCAGCCAAATTCTGAGAAACCTACTAAGACTGCTCCAGAGAAACCTCCCAAACCTCTGGAGAAACCAGTTAAGTCAGCTTTGGAGAGACCTCTTAAACCCAACCTATCCATCAAATCCAGCCAGGAGAGACAAAATAAGACTCAGGAAAAAGTTGTTAAGCTTCAGACCACAGAGAAATCCAACAAGTCTCCACCTCCACCCCCACCTCGACGAACCTACACCACCAACACCGGGATGACCACCACCCGGTCTGGAGAGGTCATTTACACTAGCAGGAAGGAGTCTGTTATG GAGGGTGAAGAGGAATCCAACAGTACAGTATCTCAGCCTGAACCAAAAACCTCTCCAGAGGTGAAGCCCAAACCCATTACCCCTCCACCTATCGCTGCCTCAGCTATTActgaggaagaggatgagggAGACAAGATTATGGCAGAGCTGCAG GTTTTCCAGAAGTGCTCTTTTAAGGAGGTAGGGCTCAAGGGTTTGGTAGAGCCACAGATCAGAGAGCTAAGACCTGGGGTCTTACTGCCCCTTAAAGATAAGAAG AATACTGAAAACCAAGACGACAAGAACCCTGATACAGATGAGAATGGCAACAATACAATTCGGCAGAGTCCTGGG GTCATCTACTATGTCACAGCTCAGATCGCCAAGGGAACTCCATCAGCCTCAGAGGAATCAACAGAACGTAGAGATGCATCACACTCTCCACCATCACAGGTGTCACATGTCAATGCTTCTGACCAATGCCAAAGCCAGCTGCAGGTATCCACTAACAAATTTGGCATCCTCAAAAGTAGCGGCCCAGCCAGCTCTTCTGCCGCTCTACAACAAAATCAGCTGTCTCGTTCAGCCTCGTTGAAGTCAAATCCACCCTCTCCGCTGGAAGAAGTTCCAGCTAGCCCCACCCAAGGAAAAGTTCATGTGGTCAAAGCTGCTCAAGTGCAGGTTAGCATAGAGGAGAGGGTAGAGTCTCCAACAGCAATGTGCTCACCAGTCACTTTTGAAAACACTGTACAGATTTCTTCTAAAGCAGTCCCTGCTGGGACAGATATAGCAAAtcagaaacttttatttggtTCATCCAAGGTGAAGGAAAAGAAATTTGAGGAAATTGAGGAAAATAATGAGGCCTCTCTCAGTCCCGATTTGTCAGGAGAAGAgccacctccacctcctcctgaTAACTTTGCCTTTATGATCACTAACACCAAGGTACAAGCTCTTTCCACTGGAGAGTACCATCGGCTAGTCAATGCCAAAAAAGGTTGTGTGCAGACGGTAACTGTTGGCAGCAAACGCCCAAGTTCTTCTGAAAGTGGCACAGCATCAGGAGGTGATGTCTGTACTAATGGACCCACTGGTGCTGACAATGCCAGTAAAAAGCCAGTCATCATCATCTTTGACGAGCCAATGGATATCCGTTCAGCCTACAAACGCCTCTCTACTATCTTTGAATGTGAGGAGGAACTAGAGCGGATGCTTGCAGAAGAAAGAATAGATGAGGAGAGTGAGGAAGCTGAGGAAGAAGAATGGATTAAGGGAGTACAGGTTAAACAGAATGGAGATGGTAGGGATTCTGAAAAAAGTACTGTTTCAAATTCTCCTGCAGATATCACAGATGGTCAAGTCAGGAACTCTTCTTCATCCTCAACTTCGTCTGAGGGAGGGGCATTAGTAGATGTTGCTGGTGATGCAAAGCAAGACGGAAAGAAGAAGTTCAAGTTGAAGTTCCCCAAGAAACAGCTAGCAGCATTAACGCAAGCCATTCGAGCTGGAAGTAAAACAGGCAAAAAGACTTTGCAGGTTGTTGTCtatgaggatgaggaagagtCAGATGGGACTGTGAAACAACACAAAGAGACCAAGAGGTTCGAAATTGCTTGCTCCAAAACAGAGTCTTCTAAATCAAATCAGCAGGAGCCTAATGGCCGAACAGACGAGATTCGTAAGAATACCTACAAAACCCTTGACAGTCTAGAGCAAACCATAAAGCAGCTAGAGAACACCATTTGTGAAATGGGACCGAAGTCTTCAGAAGAGGCTGAAATCTTGGTGAACCCTGGAACTCAGGACAAAAGGACTGAAGAGAGTTCAGGGCACACAGAGAAAGGACTTTCTTCCAAAACCTTGGTACCAAGGTCGACTTCTGCCAGTAAAGGTCCTGGTCTACGAAAGAAGACAAAACCACAGCTCCTTCCTCGGCCTGCCATCATACCAACTACCGGGGTTTCAGTCACACCAGTTCCCACCCAGCAG AATGCCAGCGTGGTGTCACCTACTAGTCGGATGCCGGTGCCTGTTTCTGCCAAGGCTAGGCAGCAACCGGGCAcctcagagaaagagagggcaACAAAACCGCAAAAGCTACAGGACTCTCAGAGGCAGTTCCGCCAG GCTAATGGAAGTGCTAAGAGATCTGGAGGAGATCCCAAATCCACTTCTCCTACTGTGCCTGCTTCTAAAATTCCTGCTTTTTCCTCTAGTACGGGAAAAGGCTTGAACCAGTCTGATTCTACTAATATTGTTAATTCTTCTTCTCCTTTATCTTCCTCCCTTCCCACTAGCAAATCTTCTATCCCTCCTCCTCGATCCAGTTCCACCCCCTCCTCTCATATCCCCTCCCTTTCTAACGGTTCTTTAAAATTTGCCCCTCCCACTCACAGCACTAAAGGCCTCTCTATTCCCACGCAGACACAAAATGGTCGaccttcctcctcttcctcctcttcctgttcCCACTCCCCCTTGTCCCCGACTATGTTGAGTCAGAGTGCGAAGAGTATCCGTACCATTCACACACCCAGCTTCACCAGCTACAGTCGGCCACACAACGGAAATGCCGGTAAATCAGCTATTCCCACGGTAACTCTCGCTAAGGACGCTGCGTAG